The nucleotide sequence AGAAAGGAGAAACTGAAAGCATATTTAATTCAGACTTCAAAACTTAATGATGATACGCTTAAAAAGAAAAATTACCTGCATGCTTCTTATTACGCAGCTTCGATAGATTCCGCTTTATTTTTAGAAGCCAATTCCAAGGCTATAGCTTATGCAACACAACTAAAAGATAGTTTAGGGCTTGCCGGCGCTTTTTGGGATCGTGGATATTTTTATTCAGAAATTGGTGGATATCGTCAAAGTTACGATGCCTATCAAGAGGCAAGTGAACTTTATTTAAAAAACGACAAGCCAGTATTGGGAGGGAGATTGCTAATAAATATGGCGATTCTTCAATCTGATATTAAAGATTATGTGGGAAGCGAAGTAACTACGGTTAGAGCTTTAAAAGTTTTAAAGCCTTTGGATGCAAAAGAATACATTTATCGCTGTTATAATAATCTGGCGGTGGCTTACAACCAAATGAATGATTTTGAAAATTCATTAGACTACCATAAAAAAGCCTACGAGATTCAGCAGGAATTAGGCAATAATACCTACCAGAAAGCTTCAACATTAAATAATATAGGTGTGCTTTATGAAAACATGGGGCGATTTGACGATGCGATAAATGTTTATGCTGAAGCATTAGAATTTTCAGAATTAGAAAAAGAAGAACCTCAGGTTTATGCTAAAATTATCGATAACCGTGCATTTGCTGAATTTAAAATAGGAAAGAAAGAACATATTCCTGAAGACTTTTTTAAAGCACTGCATCTAAGAGAAGCTATAGGTGATGAAGACGGTGCTATTTTTTCTAGTATGCATCTTGCCGAATATTACGAAGGTATTGACAAAAATAAGGCATTAAAATATGCCGATAAAAGCAGAATATTAGCTCAGCGAAGGGAGCATATGCAAGGTTTAATGGAATCTTTAAGATTACAGGCACGATTAGATAAGGCTAACAGTTATGCGCATCTTGAGCGATATATACACTTAAAAGATAGCTTAGAAAAAGAAGAGCGAGCTGCTCGTAATCAATTCGCACGAATACGTTATGAGACCGATGAATTTATTGAGCAGAACAAATATTTGAATGCACAGCGAAAATGGATAATCTTAGGTGCAGGATTTCTGCTGATTATTGTAATACTTGGATTTGTAGTACGCCATCAAAAGATTAAAAACAAACAGTTGAAATTAGAGAAACAACAGCAACAATCTAACGAAGAAATCTACAATTTGCTTATCGACCAGCAAAACAAATTAGAGGAAGGTCGTCAAAAGGAGAAAAAACGTATTGCTGCGGAATTGCATGACGGAATACTTGGAAAAATATTCGGAATTCGGTTAATATTAAGTAGTCTGAATAGCAAAGTGGATACCGAGTCGGTGGAAACCAGATCAAATTATATTGCTGAATTGAAAAAGCTAGGGGAAGAGGTTCGCAGTATTTCTCATGATTTGGATGCCAATATATTCGATTCTCGATCTGGATTTATAAGTATTCTTAACGAGCTATTAAATGAGCAGTCTATAATAGGAAAATACGAAGTGGTTTTAAATAATGACCCTAATATCGAATGGGATAAGGTAAGTAGCAAAATTAAAATTAACTTGTTTAGAGTTCTGCAAGAGTCTACTTATAACGTAACGAAATATGCCCAGGCTCAAAAAGTTATTGTAGTCTTCAAAAATCAGGATACGCATCTTTTTGCAATGATCAAAGACGACGGAACAGGCTTTGACATTGATGCGACACCAAAAGGTATAGGATTAAAAAATATGAAATCCAGAATTAATAATCTAAATGGTAAAATAAACTTTAAGTCTAGTGAAGAAGGCACAGCGATAAGTATACAGATACCTATTAATCAAAATCGTAAAATATGGCTAACCGCTTAAAAGTGTTGATTGTAGATGATCACCCGATAATTATAGAAGGTTATAAAAGCACGTTGCAATCCTGTAAGCACGAGATTCTCGTGCAGACCGCCAACGATGTGGATACTGCTTTATTACAAGTGCGTAATGCCGAACAATTTTTCGATATTATCATATTGGATATTAAAATCCCTGCATCCAAGGATGGTAGAATAATTTCTGGGGAAGATTTGGGGATGAAATTTCGCGAAATCACACCACATTCTAAGTTGGTTGTGCTTACGATGTTCAATGAGAAATATAGACTTCAGAATATTCTAAAAAGCATAAATCCTGAGGCTTTCATGATCAAAAGCGATGTAGGTTCTACAGAACTGTGCGCAGCAATTCTATCGATAAACAACGGTATTCCTTTTTACAGTAAGACGGTACGCGAATTGTTTAGAAGCCAAATGACACGAGATATTACCTTAGATGAAAACGATAGGAAAATCTTATATTATCTTTCTAAAGGAACCAAAACAAAAAATCTGGTCGATTATATTCCGCTTTCCTTAGCTGCTATTGAAAAGCGAAAAAGAAATATTAGGAAGCTTTTTGAAATAGAAGAATTAGGGGATAAATTAATTTTGGACAAAGCAGAAGAATATGGTTTTCTTTAATCTAAAGAATTTTTAGTAACCCACGTTTTCCAACCAATAATAGCCATTTGTAATTTACTAGCATTAGCCAGGTCTAATTGCTTCTTAGAATAACTTGGCAGTATTTTTTTATTCAATTTCGCTAATGATGTAAACAGCTTCTTTTTCATTCTTAGTCAGTTTCTATCAAAGATATTAAAATATTGATATTCAGTAAAAAAGAAGCTGTTTTTTAGAATTTTTATTTCTTTTTAGGTTTCTCACTCGTAATCTTGAAATCGTCTTTTTCAGTATCCATTATCATATAAAACTCATCAATCGAATCACTACTGGAAGCGCTATACGTCACATTCCAAAAAGAAGCACCTTTATGTCTGGCTTTGATTTTTACATTAGTAAGAATTCCTGAATCATCACGCTTCAATTTTTTAATATTAATTTCAATATCATAGGTCTCTTGGATAGCTTTGATGATATTCTGAATGGCGGCATCTGTTTCATTAGGATGAATAGTATATACGAAAGTTGTTGATTTTTGAGGTAATTTACCTTTAAAGGTTTTAGTGTAAACTTCAATAACACCATTAACTGCACGATCATTTTTATACTTTTCTGAGGCTTTTTTATCTTTCAAAACATTAATAAAAATGATATCATTTGGCTTGATGTTTTCAAGAGTTTTTTGCTCTTCAACTTTTCCGTTAATAACCAATAATGGTTTTCCATCAATTAAGTGATTATTTCTTAAGATTATAATATGGCTAGAATCTGCTTGTTTTTGATTTTTTATAATCAGTGAATTATCCTGAACTTTTGTGGTATAGAGTTTAACACCGTATTTAGAAACTCGGCTTCCGTAAAGAGCCCTAGCTTTCTTACCTTCAAGATAAGTGATGTTTTCTATGTCATTTTTCTCAATATCATTAAGAAAAGCATTGCTCTTCTGTGGAACTCCATTCAGAATATAAAGAGTATCATTTAAAATATTAGAAGAAGTAGTCGCTACTTTACCTTTGCCATTAATCGTACTACGCTCTTTATCTTTCGAACTTTCTTCAACCGTCTTCTCAGTACTTTTTTCTTTATTTAGAGTAATAATAGAAGGTGTTTTCTTATCTAAGAATTTCAAAAACTTAAGTTGGATTGCTTCCTGTTTTTTATCTATATCTTTTAAATAGGTTTGAAAATCTTCAATAAATTCGGTTTTAGAAAGTTTAACTACGCCATCTTTTCCTTTTTCACCAAATTGTTTTACTGCAGTTTCGGGTGCTATCACTTGGATAGATTTATAAACTATAGTTTTACCTTCAAGTTCATCTCTTTTATAATTTTGGTTGTCCAAAATATATAAGGCATTTTCACCTAAATCCTCAAGTGAAATTGATCGTTTTGGTGATTTGTAAGTGTTATTTTTTTCAGTTTCAGTATAACTTCCAATTCCCGTGATTTCAGGATTATCTACGGTATCAGTATACTGAGATCTATTTCCCTTTGAAGAGTTGAGCACTACACTTTCTTTCTTTAAATTGAAACTATAAAGGAATAGGCATAAAAATGGAATTACTAAAATAGTCTTCCACGAGGTGTTTTTCTTTTTCGATTTGTTAAGCATAATAATACGTTTTTTGATGAATGATTGATAAAACTGATTAGTCATGGCCGGCTGCATACCAACACTTGCCATAACTAGCGCTTTTTGGTATTCTTTTTTGCTGGCTATTGTAGCTACTGCATCTTGATCGGCTAGAAATTCTAAGTTTTGGACGATAACTTTTTTGTATAACCAGATAAACGGATTAAACCAAAATACCACACAGAGTATAGAAATGAAGATCACATCCAAAGAATGCCACTGTCTTGCATGGATTTGCTCATGCTTCAGGATTAATTTTAGGTCTTTTTGTTGATGTTTTTTAGGATTGTAAACGATATTATTAAAGAATGAAAAGGGTTTAATATCCTTAGTCGTTCTCACCAATTTTAAATTCTTGTATTTTTTTAAGAATCCAGAATTAATAACCTTCTTTAGGCTGTAGATCTGAAAAGCAAATCGTAAGCTCATTACTGAAACACCAAATAAGTAAACATAAAAACCAATTTGCCACCAATCTGTTGGTTCTTCGATTACCGTGTTTTCCTGCTGAAAATCGCCATTCATAACAGTATATGGTATCTCGGTGGACGGCAATTCTATGTATTCTTGCTGAGTGAGATAAATAAGTGGTAAAACTAAAGAAGTCGCCAAACCTACTAAAAGAAACTTACGGTTTTGCATAAAACTTGTTTCCTGTTTCAGCAAAATAAAGTAAGCCAAATAGAAAATAGCAATTAAAGCTGAAGATTTTAAAAGATGGAAAATTAATTCTTGCATGCTTACTGGTTTATATTTTATTTATCTTCTGTCTTGTAAATACCGGCGTTAAGATCTTTTGATAATTCAAATCGAAAATTGCTGCTGGTTCTTAAAATAATTTTCTGATTCTTAAAGCTTAAAAGGTTAGGGCGTTTGTCTTTATAAGCCTGATTTTCTAAAGTAGCACCAATTTTAAAATTAGTCTCATCGGGAAATTTTCTACTAATAGTATAGCTATCTAATTGACCATTAAGATAAGAGATTTCTGAGATCTTTATAATAACCGAGTCTCTATAAAATTGGTTAAATAATTTTACCCGGTTTTGCAGCTCTTTTTTACTAATATCATTTTCAAAATAGAAAGAATATTGGGACGATTGTTCCATAGTTTCGATTTCATCGACATTGCAACTGTAAAACATTATGCTAAGAAGAGGAAGCAGAAAACTTAGTTTTAGAGATCGTAATCTAGCGAATGTATGTTGATTAATCATGATAGTTCGGTTTCTTGATTGATGAGTAATAAAACTGGAAATTCTAACGTCTTAAATGGCTTAGAAAATAATTGATATTGGTGATTTTTGATTTTCTTTTCTGCAACTTTAATTTTTGATTTCAGGATGAAGAAATGCTTGATCTTTTTTATTTCTGAAATGATTTCTGCAGAAGCAATAAGCCACTTCAACTGAAATAGCTTAACACAGCATCGTATTAGAAACCCAAAACTTATAAGTAGATATATTGATAAAAGAAATTCAGTATAATTTATAGAATTTTTGAGAAGCAGTTCATATCTGGCAAAAAATAACGCCAGGATTAGAAAATGTTTCAATATGTAAATCCAAAATTGCACGTTTTATTGCTTCTCTTTATTTTCAATAATTTCTAGAATTTCTCTCAATTCTTCAGCACTAATTTTTTCTTCTTTAGCAAAAAAGGAAACCATGCTTTTATAACTATTGTCAAAAAAACGTTTAGTAGCGATATTCATAAACTGTTTCCTATACGCTTCTTTGGTAATAATTGGATAATATTGATGCGTTTTACCGTAGGCTTTATAAGAAACATATTTTTTTTCTTCAAGATTTCTTACGATGGTAGAAACCGTATTATAATGAAGTTTTTGTTCTTTAATATGCGGGATAATTTCTTTAACGAAAGCTTCCTCGAGCTTCCATATAATCCGCATAATTTCTTCTTCTTTATTCGTTAACTTTTCCATGTCGATGTCTATCTTCAGATATGTAGATGATAAATATAACGAAAAAAATAGTTTTCAAACTAAAAAAGTAGTAATTATTTTAAAGCGCGTAATTTAGTGGTAAGGATAAGGACATTCTCGCCTGTCCCATTGCGCCAGAAATATTGAAAGCTCGAGTAGGAGTGAAGTTTCCAAATTTGTCAATATAAAACGGACTTTTATATATAAGACCAGATTGCTGGTTTTTATGCAGTATGCTAATCGTGTCTTTTGTCATTGCCACTTTTGTAAATTGATCTGCCTGCTGAATATCGAAATACTTATATTGTGGTACTTCAAATCTCTCGTAGAAAATTCTAAAATCATCTTGAGCAAGGTTTCTCTTTGATAGGGAGCGCATAAACTGAAGCAAGGATCCTTCAAAAGCTTCCTCACGATTTTTTAAATGGCGTCTTCTTGGTTTCTCATTTTGTTCTTTATAAAAGCTGCTTCCTTCATAAAAGGTGTATTCAATCAAATAAAGACCAGAACTTCCTGTACTAAATTTGATAGTAAAATCTATAAGCTCATATTCTATAAAATAGCCCAGATGATTATTTTTAATTATTAGCGGTTCTTTCGCATACGCAATGAGTTCGTTTTGTGAAGGGGTATATTTAAGTTTAATCGCATCTTCATTCAATATTTTACATTTTAACGCAGCAGTTGTATGCCCCAAAAATTCTCTGCGGAAGTAATTAAGTTTTCTTTTGCGAGACCAGGGATCGGTTTCCAGGACTACCGTGCCCAGCTCATCCATACTTTCTTCAAGAAAAACAATTGGATAATTTTTATCCTTGAAAACTGAAATATTAGGTACTGTCCTTGTTTTAAATCCGATGGATCTAAAAATTAATGGTGAAATGTTAGAAGATGAATTCTCGATTTTGAAGTAACCTTTCGTATTGCTAACAGTACCAAGACTGGTACCGTCAAAATAAATTGAAACCGACTGAACAGCTGTTGAATCTTTTGCATTTAGAACTCTTCCAGTATACACTTCCTGAGCCTGAATATGAAATGAAAATAAAATAGCTAAGAGTAAAAGTCGTTTCATAAATTAAATATAACGGTTTTTTTAGTTTTTAAACTATATGTGTAGTTTTTAATTCAGTATTTCATTAATAGAATAGCTTTAAAGTTTAAGTTATATTAGCACAAAAAAGTGTATGGATATTGTTTACATACTAATTGGTTTAGTGTTATTAGTGGTAGGTGGTGAGTTTTTAGTAAGATCATCTGTCGCTCTTTCTTTTAAGATGAATATCTCTCGTATGGTCATTGGGCTAACGGTAGTTTCTTTTGCGACATCAGCACCAGAATTATTAGTGAGCTTGCAGGCAGCGATGGAAGGATTTTCAGATATTTCTTTAGGGAATATTATCGGCTCTAATATTGCTAATATTGGTTTGGTTTTAGGGATCACAGCGCTTATTTCTCCCATTGCGGTAGATAGTGACTTCTATAAGTTTAATTGGCCGGTGATGATGATCTTTTCATTTGCATTATTTTTCTTCTTACTTAATGGGGAAGATATAGACCGGTTAGAAGGTGGAGCTTTAGTACTTGGACTACTAATTTATCTACTTTTCTTGATTATTCGTAGTAGAAAGGTAAAGGAAAATGTAGTAGAAGAGGTAGATGAAAGCCTAGAAGGCACTTCCTGGTTTAAGATTATTATCTGGTTAGTAATTGGCGGAGCGGCCTTGTATGGAGGATCAGAATTATTAGTAGATGGATCGGTTGCGTTGGCGAGAGACTTAGGCGTTAGTGAAAGAATTATTTCTGTAACAATGATCGCTATAGGTACCAGTATTCCCGAGCTTGCTGCATCGGTAATAGCAGCCTTAAAGAAAGAGAAAGCCCTATCTTTTGGTAATTTGATAGGTTCCAATATTTTTAATATAGCTTCAGTATTAGGTATAACTGCTTTAATTAAACCGATCGTGATGCAATCTCAGGAAGTTTTGAGCAATGATATTTATTGGATGATTGCCTTTTCTTTCATACTAGTTCCCATGGCTTTTATTCCGAAGAAATTTCTATTTGGAAGAGTTAAAGGCCTAGTTATTCTAACCGGATATTCGGTATTTCTTTATATCACTATTTTTAGGTAACAGCTTTTGATAATAGAAAATAGAGCATGAGACGCCATAAATTAGTCGTCTGAATCACCAATCTTGATTCTTATTTGGTGATCTGATTGCAGATTTTAGTACTTCTGTTTCAATTTTTGGCCTTTATTGAAAAATTGTTTCAAACAGCCTAATTTCAGTATTTAATAAAATTAGTGCAATAAAAAAGGCGTTTCTGAAAGAAACGCCTAATCTAAGATTATTACAATCTAGCCTAAATCTGTTATTTATTCTGCATTTTTAACCGTCTTAATAATACGGCTTGCAATTTTATAAGGATCACCATTAGAAGATGGCCTTCTATCTTCTAACCATCCTTTCCATCCGCGCTCTACAGTTGCGATTGGAATACGGATTGATGCTCCACGATCAGAAATTCCGTAGCTAAAGTCGTGGATAGAAGCAGTTTCGTGCTTACCAGTTAAACGCATGTGGTTATCTGCACCGTAAACGTCGATGTGTTCTTTTACAACTGGACGGAAAGCTTCACAAATTTTCTCGTAAGTTTCACGGTTTCCAGCATTTCTTAAAGTTGAGTTAGAGAAGTTGGCGTGCATACCACTACCATTCCAATCTAAATCGCCTAATGGTTTTGGATGAAGATCAATTGCAATTCCGTATTGCTCACCTATTCTTTCTAACAAATATCTTGCAACCCAAATCTCGTCACCAGCAGCTGCAGCTCCTTTAGCGAAAATTTGATATTCCCACTGTCCGGCAGCAACCTCACCATTAATACCTTCTACGTTTAATCCAGCTTCAAGGCAAACATCTAAATGCTCCTCAACGATAGATCTACCATAGGCATTGTTTGCACCTACAGAACAGTAATAAGGTCCTTGTGGTCGTGGATATCCATTAGCTGGGAAACCTAAAGGTTTACCTGTTTCAGTATCAATAAGGAAGTATTCTTGTTCAAATCCAAACCAGAAATCATCATCCTCATCGTCTATAGTAGCTCTTCCATTAGTTTCGTGAGGTGTACTATCTGAATTAAGTACTTCGCACATTACTAAGAATCCATTTTTACGTTGTGGATCTGGACATATAAATACTGGCTTTAATAAACAGTCAGAAGCATTTCCTTCAGCTTGTCCTGTAGAAGAACCATCAAAAGACCATACCTCACAATCTTCTAACTTTCCTGAAAAATCAGTTACTACTTTTGTTTTACCACGTAACTTCTGAGTTGGCTTACTACCATCAAGCCATATATACTCCAACTTTGATTTGGTCATAATCTAATTCGTTTTTTTATAAAATTGAACGTCTAAGGTTAACAAAAATATAATTTTTTGAATAAAATGTATATTTTTTTAGGGTGCATTTATTGAGAATTTTCAATTTGTAAATAATACCCCCTAATTTTTAGGGGGTAAACATTATTTAATGTTTTTCAAGGTGTTGTAGTGAGAAATATTTAAATTTGATCGTAATATTTTATTAATCATAATAGCTTAACATGTCAACACTTAGATTTAAGGCAATAGAAGAAACCTTTAACCGAAAATCTGTAAATATCGAAGAGCCAGGAAGGCGCTCAGCGATTTTTGGAAGTAATGTCTTTAATGAGTCGGTTATGAAGCAGTATTTAACCAAAGAAGCATATAATAATGTGATGGATGCTGTGAAGACCGGAGCGAAAATTAACCGAACAGTAGCCGATCATATTTCTGCTGGAATGAAAGAATGGTCTATTAATAAGGGAGTTACTCATTATACGCACTGGTTTCAGCCTTTAACAGGAGCAACAGCTGAAAAGCATGATGCATTTTTTGAAACTATAGGTGATGGACTAGCGATAGAAAAATTTGGCGGAGGATCTTTGGTTCAGCAAGAGCCAGATGCTTCCAGTTTTCCAAACGGTGGAATTAGAAATACCTTTGAAGCTCGAGGATATACCGCATGGGATCCTACTTCACCGGCATTTATTTGGGGAACAACTTTATGTATTCCAACAGTTTTTGTTTCGTATACGGGCGAGGCTTTAGACTATAAAACACCACTTCTTAGAGCTTTACAAGCAGTAGACCAGGCGGCAACAGATGTTGCAAAATATTTCGATAAAAATGTTTCTAAGGTGAATGCTACTTTAGGTTGGGAGCAGGAATATTTTCTTGTAGATTCAGCTTTAGCAGCGACTCGACCAGATATTCAATTAGCAGGTCGTACACTTTTAGGACATTCTCCAGCAAAAGGGCAGCAATTAGACGATCATTATTTTGGATCTATTCCATCACGTGTCTTAGCCTATATGAGAGATTTGGAGATCGAGTGTATGCGTTTAGGAATTCCGGTGAAAACCAGACATAACGAAGTTGCTCCAAATCAATTTGAGTTAGCACCAATTTTTGAGGAAGCTAACCTTGCGGTAGATCATAATTCATTAATTATGGATGTGATGAATAAGATTGCCGAGCGTCACCATTTTGTGGTGTTAATGCACGAAAAACCATTTGCCGGAATAAACGGAAGTGGAAAACACAATAACTGGTCTTTAGGAACTGATACGGGCATTAATCTTTTATCTCCCGGTAAAACTCCTATGAAGAATCTTCAGTTTTTAACCTTCTTCATTAATACGA is from Zunongwangia endophytica and encodes:
- a CDS encoding tetratricopeptide repeat-containing sensor histidine kinase, giving the protein MKKNYFLFLLLVLMLSSCDLYQSQDESFSKDAIEISDDFKLDSLDLEVRKEKLKAYLIQTSKLNDDTLKKKNYLHASYYAASIDSALFLEANSKAIAYATQLKDSLGLAGAFWDRGYFYSEIGGYRQSYDAYQEASELYLKNDKPVLGGRLLINMAILQSDIKDYVGSEVTTVRALKVLKPLDAKEYIYRCYNNLAVAYNQMNDFENSLDYHKKAYEIQQELGNNTYQKASTLNNIGVLYENMGRFDDAINVYAEALEFSELEKEEPQVYAKIIDNRAFAEFKIGKKEHIPEDFFKALHLREAIGDEDGAIFSSMHLAEYYEGIDKNKALKYADKSRILAQRREHMQGLMESLRLQARLDKANSYAHLERYIHLKDSLEKEERAARNQFARIRYETDEFIEQNKYLNAQRKWIILGAGFLLIIVILGFVVRHQKIKNKQLKLEKQQQQSNEEIYNLLIDQQNKLEEGRQKEKKRIAAELHDGILGKIFGIRLILSSLNSKVDTESVETRSNYIAELKKLGEEVRSISHDLDANIFDSRSGFISILNELLNEQSIIGKYEVVLNNDPNIEWDKVSSKIKINLFRVLQESTYNVTKYAQAQKVIVVFKNQDTHLFAMIKDDGTGFDIDATPKGIGLKNMKSRINNLNGKINFKSSEEGTAISIQIPINQNRKIWLTA
- a CDS encoding response regulator is translated as MANRLKVLIVDDHPIIIEGYKSTLQSCKHEILVQTANDVDTALLQVRNAEQFFDIIILDIKIPASKDGRIISGEDLGMKFREITPHSKLVVLTMFNEKYRLQNILKSINPEAFMIKSDVGSTELCAAILSINNGIPFYSKTVRELFRSQMTRDITLDENDRKILYYLSKGTKTKNLVDYIPLSLAAIEKRKRNIRKLFEIEELGDKLILDKAEEYGFL
- a CDS encoding SsrA-binding protein, with translation MKKKLFTSLAKLNKKILPSYSKKQLDLANASKLQMAIIGWKTWVTKNSLD
- a CDS encoding M56 family metallopeptidase, which gives rise to MQELIFHLLKSSALIAIFYLAYFILLKQETSFMQNRKFLLVGLATSLVLPLIYLTQQEYIELPSTEIPYTVMNGDFQQENTVIEEPTDWWQIGFYVYLFGVSVMSLRFAFQIYSLKKVINSGFLKKYKNLKLVRTTKDIKPFSFFNNIVYNPKKHQQKDLKLILKHEQIHARQWHSLDVIFISILCVVFWFNPFIWLYKKVIVQNLEFLADQDAVATIASKKEYQKALVMASVGMQPAMTNQFYQSFIKKRIIMLNKSKKKNTSWKTILVIPFLCLFLYSFNLKKESVVLNSSKGNRSQYTDTVDNPEITGIGSYTETEKNNTYKSPKRSISLEDLGENALYILDNQNYKRDELEGKTIVYKSIQVIAPETAVKQFGEKGKDGVVKLSKTEFIEDFQTYLKDIDKKQEAIQLKFLKFLDKKTPSIITLNKEKSTEKTVEESSKDKERSTINGKGKVATTSSNILNDTLYILNGVPQKSNAFLNDIEKNDIENITYLEGKKARALYGSRVSKYGVKLYTTKVQDNSLIIKNQKQADSSHIIILRNNHLIDGKPLLVINGKVEEQKTLENIKPNDIIFINVLKDKKASEKYKNDRAVNGVIEVYTKTFKGKLPQKSTTFVYTIHPNETDAAIQNIIKAIQETYDIEINIKKLKRDDSGILTNVKIKARHKGASFWNVTYSASSSDSIDEFYMIMDTEKDDFKITSEKPKKK
- a CDS encoding BlaI/MecI/CopY family transcriptional regulator, which gives rise to MEKLTNKEEEIMRIIWKLEEAFVKEIIPHIKEQKLHYNTVSTIVRNLEEKKYVSYKAYGKTHQYYPIITKEAYRKQFMNIATKRFFDNSYKSMVSFFAKEEKISAEELREILEIIENKEKQ
- a CDS encoding carboxypeptidase-like regulatory domain-containing protein, with product MKRLLLLAILFSFHIQAQEVYTGRVLNAKDSTAVQSVSIYFDGTSLGTVSNTKGYFKIENSSSNISPLIFRSIGFKTRTVPNISVFKDKNYPIVFLEESMDELGTVVLETDPWSRKRKLNYFRREFLGHTTAALKCKILNEDAIKLKYTPSQNELIAYAKEPLIIKNNHLGYFIEYELIDFTIKFSTGSSGLYLIEYTFYEGSSFYKEQNEKPRRRHLKNREEAFEGSLLQFMRSLSKRNLAQDDFRIFYERFEVPQYKYFDIQQADQFTKVAMTKDTISILHKNQQSGLIYKSPFYIDKFGNFTPTRAFNISGAMGQARMSLSLPLNYAL
- a CDS encoding calcium/sodium antiporter; the encoded protein is MDIVYILIGLVLLVVGGEFLVRSSVALSFKMNISRMVIGLTVVSFATSAPELLVSLQAAMEGFSDISLGNIIGSNIANIGLVLGITALISPIAVDSDFYKFNWPVMMIFSFALFFFLLNGEDIDRLEGGALVLGLLIYLLFLIIRSRKVKENVVEEVDESLEGTSWFKIIIWLVIGGAALYGGSELLVDGSVALARDLGVSERIISVTMIAIGTSIPELAASVIAALKKEKALSFGNLIGSNIFNIASVLGITALIKPIVMQSQEVLSNDIYWMIAFSFILVPMAFIPKKFLFGRVKGLVILTGYSVFLYITIFR
- a CDS encoding glutamine synthetase beta-grasp domain-containing protein is translated as MTKSKLEYIWLDGSKPTQKLRGKTKVVTDFSGKLEDCEVWSFDGSSTGQAEGNASDCLLKPVFICPDPQRKNGFLVMCEVLNSDSTPHETNGRATIDDEDDDFWFGFEQEYFLIDTETGKPLGFPANGYPRPQGPYYCSVGANNAYGRSIVEEHLDVCLEAGLNVEGINGEVAAGQWEYQIFAKGAAAAGDEIWVARYLLERIGEQYGIAIDLHPKPLGDLDWNGSGMHANFSNSTLRNAGNRETYEKICEAFRPVVKEHIDVYGADNHMRLTGKHETASIHDFSYGISDRGASIRIPIATVERGWKGWLEDRRPSSNGDPYKIASRIIKTVKNAE
- a CDS encoding glutamine synthetase III family protein, whose translation is MSTLRFKAIEETFNRKSVNIEEPGRRSAIFGSNVFNESVMKQYLTKEAYNNVMDAVKTGAKINRTVADHISAGMKEWSINKGVTHYTHWFQPLTGATAEKHDAFFETIGDGLAIEKFGGGSLVQQEPDASSFPNGGIRNTFEARGYTAWDPTSPAFIWGTTLCIPTVFVSYTGEALDYKTPLLRALQAVDQAATDVAKYFDKNVSKVNATLGWEQEYFLVDSALAATRPDIQLAGRTLLGHSPAKGQQLDDHYFGSIPSRVLAYMRDLEIECMRLGIPVKTRHNEVAPNQFELAPIFEEANLAVDHNSLIMDVMNKIAERHHFVVLMHEKPFAGINGSGKHNNWSLGTDTGINLLSPGKTPMKNLQFLTFFINTIKAVCDNEELLRASIASASNDHRLGANEAPPAIISVFIGSQLTAVLDELEKVTSGKLSPQEKTELKLNVVGKIPEILLDNTDRNRTSSFAFTGNKFEFRAVGSTANCANPMTVLNAIMAKQLKDFKVEVDKLIKDKKMKKDDAIFNVLREYIKKSKKIRFEGDGYGEAWEKEAEKRGLSNNKNTPEALKAQISKKAIKLYEELGVMNTVEVEARHEIELEEYAMRIQIEGRVLGDIARNHVIPTAIRYQNVLIKNVTGLKSIYGEDFKKYAEEQLDLVEKVSNHIAVINSKVSAMIEARKVANKYEDIQKKAESYCHEVKPFFDEIRYHCDKLELLVDNEIWPLTKYRELLFTR